The DNA region CCCGGCCTGTGCCATCACGGTGCGCCAGCCCTGGACCCGCGCCTGGGAGTCCAGCCAGTCGGACGGGCCGGAGATGTGCATGATCCGGCGATGCCCCAGCCCGACCAGGTGCCGGGTGGCCAGCCGTGCCCCTTCGGCCTGGTCGATCGCGACGGTGCGTCGGCCGCCGCGACCGGCGGAGTCCACGGTGACGAAGGGGAGCTTCAGGGAGAACTCGTCGAACGAGTCGAGCATCGCCGCCTGGGGCGCGATCAGCACGAGGCCGTCGATGCCCTGGTCGACGAGGTGTCCCAGGGCGTCCTGCATCGGCTCGTGCCCGATCGAGGCGAGGTTCACGGTGCTCACGAAGTAGCCGGCGTCCCGCGCGGCCGTCTCGATGGCACGCTGGGTCTTCGGCGGCCCGTAGCGACCGTTGTCCGTCGAGACGATGCCGATCGTGCCCGACCGGCCATTCGCGAGCGCCTGTGCCACGCGGCTGGGCCGGTAGTGGAGGCGCTCCATGCTCGCCTCCACCCGCAGCCTGGTCGCAGCGCTGATGTTCGGGTGGTTGTTGATCACGCGGGAGACCGTCTGGTGCGAGACGCCGGCGGCGCGCGCGACGTCGCGGATGTTGGCTGCCTTCCCGCCCATGGCTCACCCGGTCCCGTCGACGATCACGTCCAGCACGGCTGCGCCGCGAAGCGCCCCTCTCGGACGACCCTCGCGACGATCCTAAGCCCGGTGCGGATTGTCGCGACGTGCTCCCCGCCGACGTGGTCGCGTTCCCACCGGACCTCACCCAGAACACGCCTTGACAACACCGAGATCAGGCGCCTACGTTGGCGGCACGGTCAGATTGTGACCGGTCACAATCTGACAACACATCGGCTAAGACAAGCGGGCGCTCCTCACTGCCGAGGCGTGCGGACGTCCTTCGTGCACAGCCGCTCGAGCAAAGATCGTCCCCCACCTGCCCGGTGCACTCATTCCGGCGCATCGCCCACCCGAACGGGAGCATGACAATGGTTCACAGGAGACTTCTTTCCGGCGTCGTCGGCGCGGGCATTCTTGCTCTCGCCCTGGCGGGTTGCTCCGGCGGCGACGCCGCGCCCACCGCGGACGACGGCACCGCCACCCCGGAGACCACCGCCGAGGCCGAGCCCGCCGAGCCCGTCACCCTGACGATGTGGACCCGGTCGGTCACGGCCGCCCAGTCCGAGGCGCTGGTGGCAGCGTTCAACGACGAGCACGACGGCGAGATCACTGTCGAGCTCACGGTCGTGCCGTTCCAGGAGTACCTGCAGAAGGTCAGTGCCGCTGCCAGCGGGGACAACCTCCCCGACCTGCTCGCGGCCAACGTGATCGACGGCCCGAACTACGCCGAGCTGGGCCTGTGGACCGACCTCACCGACCGGATCGCCGGCCTCGACTACGCCGACGCCCTCGCCCCGGCGCACATCGCCGCCGCGACGACCGACGGCGTCACCTACGCGGTGCCGCACGTCCTGGATGCCTCGGCGCTCTACTACAACAAGGTCCTCTTCGAGCAGGCCGGCCTCGACCCCGAGTCCCCGCCGACCACGCTCGCCGAGGTCGCGGAGGACGCTGCGGCGATCGCAGCCCTCGGCAACGGCATCGGCGGCCTGTACCTGCCGGGCGACTGCGGTGGCTGCCTCGCCTTCACCGTCTTCCCGTCCATCTGGGCAGCCGGCGGCACCGTGATGAACGAGGACGGCACCGAGGCGACGCTCGACTCGCCCGAGGCCGCTGAGGTCCTCGGCATCTACAACCAGATGTGGAACGACGGCTCGATGATCCCCGAGTCCCGCAACGAGAACGGTGCGACGCAGAACGCCGCGTTCGAGGCGGGCACCGCCGGCTTCGCGCTCCTGGGTTCGAAGGCCCTCGGGACGATCGCCGAGAACGACAAGCTCGAGATCGGCGTCGCGCCGATCCCCGGCCTCGACGGCGGCTCGTCGACCTTCGTCGGCGGCGACGTCATCGGGATCTCGTCCTCGTCCGAGTACGCCGACGCCGCCTGGACCTTCCTCGAGTGGACGCTCGACGAGCAGGTCCAGCTCGACATCTACGCCTCGGCCGGCTTCATGCCGGTGCGCACGGACCTCGCCGAGAACGAGTTCGCTGCCCAGGACCCCCGGGTCATGCTCTTCAACACCCTCGTGGAAGACGGTCAGACGCCGTACTCCGCCCGGTTCTTCCAGACGTTCAACGACCCGCAGGGACCGTTCCTCGCACTGGTCCGGGAAGCCGTCTTCGGCTCCGGCCCGGACAGCTTGCCGGCGAGCAACACCCTGGTGACCGAGTCCCTCCAGGACTCCTGACCCAGCGCGGCCCGGTCGCCGTCGTCCCCGGCGACCGGGCCCCTCTGGGCGGCTCGACCTCCCCTGACCCGACCCGACGCTCGACTCCCACGAAGGGCAGAACGATGACCACTGCAGTCGCGACTCCTCGCGCGACGATCGGGTCCTCGGACGCGTCCAGGAAGCGCCGTCGGCGCACCTCGTTGCGGGCGTGGCTCTACGCCGCGCCCGCAACGGCGGTCCTGATCCTGCTGTTCGTGATCCCGCTCGGGCTCGCCGTCTGGATGTCCCTGCACGACTGGCCCCTGCTCGGCGACGCGCCGACCCTGAACTTCCCGGCGAACTACGCCGAGATCCCCGACGAGCGGCTGTTCACCGCCGCCGTGGGCTTCACCGTGAAGTACACGGCGATCATCGCGGTCGTCCTGCTCACGCTCAGCCTCGGTCTCGCCCTGCTGATCCAGGAGTCGAAGCGGCGGGGCACCGGCGTCCTGCGCACGGTGTTCTTCCTGCCGGTGGTGACCGGGCTGACGACGGCCGCGCTGCTGTTCCTCGGGCTGCTCTCGCCGAGCGCCGGTCCGGTCGACGACATCCTGGCGTGGTTCGGGATCTCGGTGGACTTCCTCGGTGACCCGACGTGGGCCCTGATCTCGACGGTCGTCATGATGACGTGGCGGTTCGCCGGCTTCTACATGATCATCCTGCTCGCCGGCCTGCAGGCGATCCCGACCGAGCTCTACGAGGCGGCAGCGATCGACGGCGCCAACAAGTGGCGCGCCCTGCGCTCGGTGACGATCCCGCTGCTGCGCTCGACCCTCGCCCTGTGCACGGTCCTGATCGTCACCGGTGGGCTGGTCGCCTTCGAGCAGTTCTACGTGCTGACCCGCGGCGGGCCGGACAACTCCACCGTGACGATGGTGATGACGATCTTCCGCCAGGCCTTCAGCCAGTTCAACCTCGGCATGGCCGCGGCGATGTCCGTCGTCGTCCTGCTCGGTCTGGTGCTCCTGAACATGCTGCAGCTGCGCCTGATGCGCGACAAGGACGAGGTGGCCTGATGACTGCGACCTGGACACCGACACCTGACTCGACCACACCGGCCCGCCTGCCGCTGTCGATACCCACGACCGCTCGTGCGGCCCGCAGCGGTGCCGGGCGCCGGGCCCTGCGCATCGCCGGCGTCGTCCTCGTCGTCGTGCTGGTGATCTTCTTCGTCGGCCCGATCTTCTGGGTCGTCTGGGGCTCGATCCGCAACGACGGCGCGCTGTCCGGCGCGAACTACGCCCGCCTGGTGACCTATGGCGAAGGCCTCGGGACGTACCTGGCGAACACCGGGGTCGTGGTGCTCCTGACAGTGGTCGGTTCGCTGGTCGTCTCGGTCCTCGCCGGGTACGCCTTCGCCCGGTTGGCCTTCCCCGGGTCCAAGGCGCTGTTCGTCGGCATCCTGGCGATCCTCATGGTGCCGCACACGAGCCTGCTCATCCCGCTCTACATCTGGCTGGACCGGCTGTCGCTCGGCAACAGCCTGGTCGGCGTGAGCCTCGTGATGATCATGTATCAGATGCCCTTCTCGGTCTTCATGATGCGCAACGCGTTCGAGTCGGTGCCGCCCGAGCTCGAGGAGGCCGCGCTGATGGACGGCTGCTCACCGTTCGGTGCGCTGCGGCGGGTCGTGCTACCGGCGGTGGCGCCCGGGACGATCACCGTCGCCCTCTTCGCCTTCCTCGCCTCGTGGAACGAGTTCGTCACACCGCTGATCCTGCTGAGCGACGGCAACAAGTACACGCTCCCGCTGGCCCTCGTGAATCTCGTCCAGGGCGACTGGGGAATGATCGACTTCGGCGCCCTCCAGGCCGGGATCATCATTTCTGCGGCGCCGTGCATCGCATTGTTCTTCTTCCTGCAGCGCGCATTCGTCAACGGATTCACGAATGGCGCGGTCAAGGGATGACCACCCCCGCCGAGACGTACCAGAAACGACCAGGAGCACCGATGTCACACCCTGCACCGGGCGTCAGCCCCGTGATTCCCTCCGTCGGGGCGGTGGCACCCGTCGCGGCGAGCGCCGTGCGGCTCACCGCCGGCTTCTGGCGCACGCGCCAGGACCTCAACACCACGGCGCTGCTGGACCACTGCGACACCTGGATCGACCGCATGGGCTGGTACGACACGTTCAAGACGGCTGCCGGCATCGGTCCGGACAAGCCCCTCCAGGGCAAGCTCTTCACCGACGCCGACGTGTACAAGCTGCTCGAGGCGTTCGCCTGGGAGGTGGCGCAGCGGCCGGACAGCGTTCGCGAGGCCCGGATCGCGGAGATCGCCGGCCTGATCGCCGCAGCCCAGGAGGACGACGGGTACCTCAACACGTTCTTCGGGCCGCGCGGCCGCGAGGCGCGGTACACCGACCTCGCCCACGGTCACGAGCTCTACTGCGCGGGGCACCTGTTCCAGGCCGCTGTCGCGCGACTGCGCGGTGGCACCGAGGACGA from Cellulomonas sp. KRMCY2 includes:
- a CDS encoding sugar ABC transporter substrate-binding protein; translation: MTMVHRRLLSGVVGAGILALALAGCSGGDAAPTADDGTATPETTAEAEPAEPVTLTMWTRSVTAAQSEALVAAFNDEHDGEITVELTVVPFQEYLQKVSAAASGDNLPDLLAANVIDGPNYAELGLWTDLTDRIAGLDYADALAPAHIAAATTDGVTYAVPHVLDASALYYNKVLFEQAGLDPESPPTTLAEVAEDAAAIAALGNGIGGLYLPGDCGGCLAFTVFPSIWAAGGTVMNEDGTEATLDSPEAAEVLGIYNQMWNDGSMIPESRNENGATQNAAFEAGTAGFALLGSKALGTIAENDKLEIGVAPIPGLDGGSSTFVGGDVIGISSSSEYADAAWTFLEWTLDEQVQLDIYASAGFMPVRTDLAENEFAAQDPRVMLFNTLVEDGQTPYSARFFQTFNDPQGPFLALVREAVFGSGPDSLPASNTLVTESLQDS
- a CDS encoding carbohydrate ABC transporter permease — protein: MTATWTPTPDSTTPARLPLSIPTTARAARSGAGRRALRIAGVVLVVVLVIFFVGPIFWVVWGSIRNDGALSGANYARLVTYGEGLGTYLANTGVVVLLTVVGSLVVSVLAGYAFARLAFPGSKALFVGILAILMVPHTSLLIPLYIWLDRLSLGNSLVGVSLVMIMYQMPFSVFMMRNAFESVPPELEEAALMDGCSPFGALRRVVLPAVAPGTITVALFAFLASWNEFVTPLILLSDGNKYTLPLALVNLVQGDWGMIDFGALQAGIIISAAPCIALFFFLQRAFVNGFTNGAVKG
- a CDS encoding carbohydrate ABC transporter permease, which encodes MTTAVATPRATIGSSDASRKRRRRTSLRAWLYAAPATAVLILLFVIPLGLAVWMSLHDWPLLGDAPTLNFPANYAEIPDERLFTAAVGFTVKYTAIIAVVLLTLSLGLALLIQESKRRGTGVLRTVFFLPVVTGLTTAALLFLGLLSPSAGPVDDILAWFGISVDFLGDPTWALISTVVMMTWRFAGFYMIILLAGLQAIPTELYEAAAIDGANKWRALRSVTIPLLRSTLALCTVLIVTGGLVAFEQFYVLTRGGPDNSTVTMVMTIFRQAFSQFNLGMAAAMSVVVLLGLVLLNMLQLRLMRDKDEVA
- a CDS encoding LacI family DNA-binding transcriptional regulator, which encodes MGGKAANIRDVARAAGVSHQTVSRVINNHPNISAATRLRVEASMERLHYRPSRVAQALANGRSGTIGIVSTDNGRYGPPKTQRAIETAARDAGYFVSTVNLASIGHEPMQDALGHLVDQGIDGLVLIAPQAAMLDSFDEFSLKLPFVTVDSAGRGGRRTVAIDQAEGARLATRHLVGLGHRRIMHISGPSDWLDSQARVQGWRTVMAQAGLPAPEPVVGDWSPRFGHDLAIELARHLDVTAVFVSNDQMALGLLQGLHRSGVRVPADLSVVGFDDIPEAEFFWPALTTVRPDFSALGRRCVSLLLDQLTGNELPPELPIPPTLTVRESTAPPRA